One genomic segment of Methanothermobacter wolfeii includes these proteins:
- a CDS encoding inositol-3-phosphate synthase, with amino-acid sequence MDKIKIAIVGVGNCASSLIQGIYYYQKKGADDAIGLMHREIGGYGPGDIEVVAAFDIDKRKVGKDLSEAIFAPPNCTTVFCDVPETSVKVSMGHVLDGVAPHMKDYPEDQTFVVADEDPVDVVEVLRESGAEILLNYLPVGSEEAARFYARCALDAGVAYINNMPVFIASDPEWAGKFEERGIPIVGDDIKAQLGATITHRTLANLFKRRGVKLDRTYQINTGGNTDFLNMLNRDRLDSKKESKTEAVQSILGDDRLEPENIHIGPSDYIPWQKDNKICFLRMEGRLFGDVPMNLELRLSVEDSPNSAGCVIDAIRCCKLGIERGVAGPLTSISAYTMKHPPEQYTDDEAARMVDEFIEGKRER; translated from the coding sequence TTGGATAAGATAAAGATCGCTATAGTAGGTGTGGGGAACTGTGCCAGCTCCCTTATCCAGGGGATATATTATTATCAGAAAAAGGGTGCTGATGATGCAATAGGCCTCATGCACAGGGAAATCGGCGGATACGGTCCCGGGGACATTGAGGTGGTTGCAGCATTCGATATAGACAAGAGAAAAGTGGGTAAGGATTTAAGTGAAGCCATATTCGCACCCCCGAACTGTACAACCGTGTTCTGTGATGTCCCTGAGACCAGTGTTAAGGTTTCAATGGGCCACGTCCTAGACGGGGTGGCCCCGCACATGAAGGATTACCCTGAGGATCAGACCTTCGTGGTTGCTGATGAGGATCCCGTGGACGTTGTTGAGGTCCTAAGGGAGAGTGGTGCTGAGATACTCCTCAACTACCTCCCGGTGGGGTCAGAGGAGGCTGCCAGGTTCTATGCCAGGTGCGCCCTTGATGCCGGTGTTGCCTACATTAACAACATGCCTGTATTCATTGCAAGTGACCCTGAATGGGCCGGGAAGTTTGAGGAGAGGGGGATCCCCATTGTGGGTGATGATATAAAGGCCCAGCTCGGGGCTACGATAACCCACAGGACCCTTGCAAACCTCTTCAAAAGGAGGGGTGTGAAGCTTGACAGGACATACCAGATAAACACGGGTGGAAACACCGACTTCCTTAACATGCTGAACCGTGACCGTCTTGACTCAAAGAAGGAGTCAAAGACAGAGGCTGTCCAGTCAATACTGGGTGATGATCGCCTTGAACCCGAAAACATCCATATAGGTCCAAGTGACTACATACCCTGGCAGAAGGATAACAAGATCTGCTTCCTGAGGATGGAGGGGAGGCTCTTCGGTGATGTTCCAATGAACCTTGAGCTCAGACTGAGCGTTGAGGACTCTCCTAACTCAGCGGGGTGTGTCATTGACGCCATAAGGTGCTGTAAACTGGGAATCGAGAGGGGTGTTGCGGGTCCCCTGACATCCATATCAGCCTACACCATGAAGCATCCGCCTGAACAGTACACCGATGATGAGGCTGCGAGGATGGTGGATGAATTCATTGAAGGGAAAAGAGAAAGATAA
- a CDS encoding ATP-binding protein, which translates to MAKIIIDYDECDACGECVDVCPMEVLIIVDGKLKVQHPEECNECEVCMDVCPNECIEVQED; encoded by the coding sequence ATGGCAAAGATAATAATAGATTACGATGAATGTGATGCATGCGGAGAATGCGTTGATGTATGCCCGATGGAGGTACTCATAATAGTCGACGGGAAACTCAAGGTCCAGCACCCTGAGGAATGCAATGAGTGCGAGGTGTGCATGGACGTCTGTCCAAACGAGTGCATAGAGGTCCAGGAGGACTGA
- the oadA gene encoding sodium-extruding oxaloacetate decarboxylase subunit alpha codes for MKGIKVIETAFRDAHQSLLATRLRTEDMIPIAEEMDRVGFFSLEAWGGATFDTCIRYLNEDPWERLRALKDNVKKTPIQMLLRGQNLVGYKHYPDDIVRKFIEKAYENGVDVFRIFDALNDLRNMEYAIKVAREQDAHVQGVICYTISPYHTLESYVEFARELEALECDSVAIKDMAGLISPHDAYELVRTLKEETDLMVNLHCHCTSGMTPMSYYAACEAGVDILDTAISPLSWGASQPPTESVVAALRDTPYDTGLDLRILKNIKKYFEGIRKKYSSILDPIAEQIDTDVLIYQIPGGMLSNLVSQLKEQNALDRYEEVLEEMPRVRKDMGYPPLVTPTSQIVGIQAVMNVLSGERYSMVTNEVKDYFRGLYGRPPAPVNQEVARKVIGDEKPIDCRPADTLKPQFEECRRRGEEMGIIGKEEDILTLALYPAIAPRFLRGEVEAEPLEPPREESPAPGDVPTLFHVEVDGDEFQVRVVPAGYMTIEEAEPEPLDVEGAVKSTMQGMVVKIKVNEGDTVNAGDVVAVVEAMKMENDIQTPHGGVVEKIYVEEGERVETGAVLMVIK; via the coding sequence ATGAAAGGGATAAAGGTCATTGAAACAGCATTCAGGGATGCGCACCAGTCACTCCTTGCAACCCGCCTTCGTACCGAGGACATGATACCCATTGCAGAGGAAATGGACAGGGTGGGTTTCTTTTCACTGGAAGCCTGGGGCGGCGCAACCTTCGATACATGTATACGCTACCTCAATGAGGATCCATGGGAAAGACTCAGAGCTCTTAAGGATAACGTGAAGAAGACACCCATCCAGATGCTCCTCAGGGGACAGAACCTTGTCGGTTACAAACACTACCCCGATGATATTGTGAGGAAGTTCATCGAGAAGGCATATGAAAACGGCGTTGATGTTTTCAGGATATTCGACGCCCTCAATGACCTCAGGAACATGGAGTACGCCATAAAGGTTGCCAGGGAGCAGGATGCCCATGTCCAGGGGGTCATCTGTTACACCATAAGCCCCTACCACACCCTTGAGAGTTACGTTGAATTTGCAAGGGAGCTTGAGGCCCTTGAATGTGACTCAGTGGCTATAAAGGACATGGCAGGGCTCATATCACCCCATGACGCCTATGAACTGGTAAGGACCCTGAAGGAGGAGACGGACCTTATGGTGAACCTCCACTGCCACTGCACAAGCGGCATGACCCCCATGAGTTACTATGCTGCCTGTGAGGCTGGTGTTGACATTCTTGATACTGCAATATCACCCCTCTCATGGGGGGCGTCGCAGCCGCCGACCGAGAGTGTTGTGGCTGCACTCCGGGACACGCCATACGACACCGGACTTGACCTCCGGATACTCAAGAACATAAAGAAGTACTTCGAGGGGATAAGGAAGAAGTACAGCAGCATCCTGGACCCTATAGCCGAGCAGATCGACACGGATGTGCTGATCTATCAGATCCCTGGGGGTATGCTGTCAAACCTTGTATCCCAGCTCAAGGAACAGAACGCCCTTGACCGCTATGAGGAGGTGCTGGAGGAGATGCCCAGGGTGAGGAAGGATATGGGTTACCCTCCACTTGTAACGCCCACCAGCCAGATAGTCGGTATACAGGCCGTTATGAATGTCCTAAGCGGTGAAAGGTACAGTATGGTCACCAATGAGGTTAAGGACTACTTCAGGGGACTCTACGGGAGGCCCCCCGCCCCTGTGAATCAGGAGGTCGCCAGGAAGGTTATAGGGGATGAGAAGCCAATAGACTGCAGGCCCGCAGACACCCTTAAACCGCAGTTTGAGGAGTGCAGGAGGCGCGGTGAGGAGATGGGTATAATAGGGAAGGAGGAGGATATCCTCACCCTGGCCCTCTACCCTGCCATAGCACCCAGGTTCCTGAGGGGTGAAGTTGAAGCCGAACCCCTGGAGCCACCCAGAGAGGAGTCACCTGCACCCGGTGACGTGCCGACCCTCTTCCATGTTGAGGTTGATGGTGACGAGTTCCAGGTGAGGGTGGTTCCTGCAGGCTACATGACCATAGAGGAGGCTGAACCCGAACCCCTGGATGTTGAGGGTGCGGTTAAGTCAACGATGCAGGGTATGGTTGTGAAGATCAAGGTCAATGAGGGTGACACTGTGAATGCAGGGGATGTTGTTGCGGTTGTTGAGGCCATGAAGATGGAGAACGACATCCAGACACCCCATGGTGGTGTTGTTGAGAAGATATATGTTGAGGAGGGTGAACGTGTGGAGACCGGAGCCGTCCTCATGGTCATAAAATAG